A genomic stretch from Lathyrus oleraceus cultivar Zhongwan6 chromosome 2, CAAS_Psat_ZW6_1.0, whole genome shotgun sequence includes:
- the LOC127120250 gene encoding uncharacterized protein LOC127120250 isoform X2 has translation MALALSLRYRRVKEISRWFLQPLLYYSGGCYQQYGKGLSSVPFSPQPIANGTLLRGFHQHRFSTLADLSHEHAPEVDLLSFIKSSLDELEVSGTHHYWLNRSVKNKQFFGIDGIHGTFLVLAASNFECGIMFQKLKAIQERFPHITVMGFKLSNSSDRENLIQLLLTENATFPILLSHGTFPQIKNGACYILFENFKSPMTCYAKDVSLEILYQAIQGLQKQPSDDSKLLNVLRSTSWKQDIITKDQYICSPLQNLLLFYPGCVSADESANRLFISDCNHHRIIVCDGDAKIIDCIGSTPGFEDGDFESAKLRRPAGSYYNASEDCLYFLDSENHAIRRADMKARLVQTLYPTSTVKKGGIWNRIMSKLGLESSVETNDEEKPEVFDSKSLYFPWHLLKSDDDTLYIIDRRFQTLWTMDLGSGKVDGVFEGSPNIVEKCGQLIRQNLSILDKIPSDQFQQKTNNVCVLDGLPHSVLLSSSTALQNHMFICDKVRQRILKIDIESGVSLDFQLSNLGLLGFPYWLNSPPEMFYAGGNGLSDTAIDHLEHFDLLPGKIDIQLSVDVPPEFELVEPLQESCIWRQARGSATEISGMDDPQSIEKVGVAQQWYADLDYLATLKPKPEMTEDDNNPAENIVVEEDGKICITSTVLTSPGTSEVVIFAVLYCKLRKIPNSNGGNQEKYAARILDFLSSKRSGKRERDSWNTFLLQSKGDLRDLIFTKLVHVRVRLNCFDHLKTDNEKDFILTDSSIKVNVLLK, from the exons atggcTCTGGCTCTGTCTCTGAGGTATCGTCGTGTTAAAGAAATTTCAAGGTGGTTTCTACAACCACTTCTCTACTACTCAG GTGGTTGTTATCAGCAATATGGAAAAGGTTTAAGCTCAGTGCCATTTTCTCCTCAACCAATTGCTAATGGGACTTTACTGAGAGGGTTTCATCAACATAG GTTCTCAACATTGGCTGATCTATCACATGAACATGCTCCTGAAGTTGATCTTTTGTCTTTCATAAAATCTTCTTTGGATGAACTTGAAG TTTCAGGCACCCATCATTATTGGTTAAACAGATCTGTTAAAAATAAACAATTTTTTGGTATTGATGGAATTCATGGAACTTTTTTGGTTCTTGCTGCAAGCAATTTCGAATGTGGCATTATGTTTCAAAAGTTGAAGGCGATTCAGGAAAG GTTTCCTCATATCACTGTTATGGGCTTTAAGCTAAGTAATTCTTCTGATCGTGAGAACCTAATACAATTACTGCTGACAGAAAATGCCACATTCCCTATTTTGTTGTCTCATGGGACATTTCCTCAG ATAAAGAATGGGGCATGCTACAtattatttgaaaattttaagagCCCAATGACTTGTTATGCGAAGGACGTCAGTCTTGAAATTCTATATCAAG CTATTCAAGGGTTACAGAAGCAACCAAGTGATGATTCTAAGTTGCTCAATGTCTTGAGATCTACATCTTGGAAGCAAGATATTATCACTAAGGATCAGTATATTTGTTCACCTCTACAGAATTTACTTCTATTTTACCCAG GCTGCGTCTCTGCAGATGAAAGCGCTAACCGCCTCTTCATTTCTGATTGCAATCATCATAGGATTATTGTATGCGATGGCGATGCGAAGATTATCGACTGT ATTGGCTCTACCCCAGGATTTGAGGATGGTGATTTTGAATCTGCTAAATTAAGACGTCCGGCTGGTTCATATTACAATGCTAGTGAGGATTGCTTATATTTTTTGGATTCAGAG AACCATGCTATTAGGAGGGCAGACATGAAAGCACGTTTAGTGCAAACTCTTTATCCGACAAGCACAGTTAAAAAAGGAGGCATATGGAACAGGATCATGAGTAAGCTTGGTCTAGAAAGCAGTGTGGAGACCAATGATGAGGAAAAACCTGAAGTATTTGATTCTAAATCATTATATTTCCCATGGCATCTATTGAAATCAGATGACGACACTCTCTATATTATAGACCGCCG GTTTCAAACTTTATGGACCATGGATTTAGGTTCAGGAAAAGTAGACGGAGTTTTTGAAG GTTCTCCTAATATTGTTGAGAAATGCGGTCAGCTGATCAGACAAAATTTATCCATCTTAGATAAAATTCCCTCTGACCAGTTTCAACAGAAAACTAATAATGTGTGTGTGCTTGATGGCCTCCCACATTCTGTTCTTTTATCTTCGTCGACAGCCTTGCAGAATCACATGTTCATTTGTGATAAGG TTCGACAGAGGATTCTGAAGATCGATATTGAATCCGGGGTCTCTTTGGACTTCCAGTTATCTAATTTAGGGTTACTTGGATTTCCTTATTGGTTGAATTCCCCTCCGGAAATGTTTTATGCAGG TGGAAATGGACTTTCAGATACCGCAATTGATCATCTGGAACATTTTGATTTGCTACCAG GCAAGATTGACATACAGTTGAGTGTGGATGTTCCTCCGGAGTTTGAGCTTGTAGAGCCATTACAAGAATCCTGTATATGGCGCCAAGCAAGAGGTTCAGCTACTGAAATCTCTGGAATGGATGATCCACAATCCATAGAGAAG GTTGGGGTTGCACAACAGTGGTACGCAGACTTGGACTATCTTGCAACTCTAAAACCCAAACCTGAAATGACTGAAGATGATAATAACCCGGCTGAAAATATCGTTGTGGAAGAAGATGGGAAAATTTGCATTACTAGTACTGTCCTCACTAGCCCCGGAACAAGCGAG GTTGTTATTTTTGCTGTACTGTATTGTAAACTTAGAAAAATTCCAAACTCAAATGGTGGTAACCAAGAGAAATATGCAGCAAGGATTCTTGATTTTTTGAGCTCTAAGAGATCTGGtaaaagagagagagattcaTGGAATACATTTCTATTGCAATCTAAAGGAGATTTAAGAGATCTTATTTTCACAAAACTGGTACACGTCAGAGTAAGATTAAATTGTTTTGATCATCTTAAGACTGATAATGAAAAGGATTTCATCTTAACAGATTCCTCAATTAAAGTGAATGTGTTGCTCAAGTGA